Proteins encoded in a region of the uncultured Paludibaculum sp. genome:
- a CDS encoding response regulator transcription factor — MRLLLVEDEHDAASMLAKGLREQTYAVDIAFDGDAAIEKLSVNTYDLVILDVMLPGKDGFAVCREMRRTGAIAPVLMLTAQDQVWSRIEGLDSGADDYLTKPFDFGELSARIRALLRRGPALQDPVIQVADLHIDTRNRTVRRGTRSIDFTAKEYALLEYLSRRQGEVVTRPEISEHVWDETYDPFSNLIEVYIQRLRRKVDTAGEGRLIHTRRGEGYQLGGMGEDD; from the coding sequence ATGCGGCTTCTGTTGGTCGAGGATGAGCACGACGCGGCTAGCATGCTCGCCAAGGGGCTGCGGGAGCAGACCTACGCCGTCGACATTGCATTTGATGGGGATGCGGCCATCGAGAAGCTGTCGGTGAACACCTACGACTTGGTGATCCTTGACGTCATGCTCCCTGGTAAGGACGGATTTGCGGTCTGCCGCGAGATGCGCCGTACCGGGGCCATCGCGCCGGTCTTGATGCTCACAGCGCAGGATCAGGTATGGAGCCGCATTGAGGGCCTGGACAGCGGCGCGGACGACTATCTCACCAAACCCTTTGACTTTGGCGAGCTCTCGGCGCGCATCCGGGCGTTGCTGCGCCGTGGACCGGCCCTGCAGGATCCTGTGATCCAGGTGGCCGACTTGCACATCGACACGCGGAACCGAACGGTTCGGAGGGGGACACGAAGCATCGACTTCACGGCCAAGGAGTATGCCTTGCTGGAGTATCTGAGCAGGCGGCAAGGCGAAGTGGTGACCAGGCCGGAGATCTCCGAGCATGTCTGGGATGAGACATATGATCCGTTCTCGAACCTGATAGAGGTCTACATCCAGCGGCTTAGGCGCAAGGTGGACACGGCGGGCGAAGGCAGGCTGATCCACACGCGGCGTGGCGAAGGCTATCAGTTGGGTGGGATGGGCGAGGATGATTAA
- the accC gene encoding acetyl-CoA carboxylase biotin carboxylase subunit, giving the protein MFQKILIANRGEIACRVIRTAKKMGIRTVAVYSEADRRALHVRMADEAVLIGAAPSKQSYLCMERIIAACQSTGAEAVHPGYGFLSENAEFVRRLEEAGIVFIGPNACSIDAMGDKIASKKLALQAGVNTIPGYADVIEDADEAAAIAERIGFPVMIKASAGGGGKGLRVAWNAAEAREGFRSCTTEARNAFGDGRVFLEKFIEDPRHIEIQVLGDGYGHLVHLWERECSIQRRHQKLVEEAPSPFLDAATRKAMGEQAVALARAVGYQSAGTVEFVVGKDRRFYFLEMNTRLQVEHPVTELITGLDLVEWMIRVAAGEPLGFTQDEIRMDGWALECRINAEDPFRNFLPSAGRLVKYRAPAGDARVDTGVYEGGEIPVHYDSMIAKLIVRGATRLEAVEKMRSALNAFYLRGVSTNIAFQAALMQHPRFLSGEFHTGFMAEEYGHGFHTADVRHEDPAFLAVIAAVARRRYIDRAVQISAQTRGLQRRVGTDWVVLIDDEKYAIHLKPVQGGYEAQAGDKTYAVQSDWRFGSPVFEGLCNGKPVCLQLERIGLRFHIAHNGATVDAMVMTARAAQLLSLMQAKPRPDLSKFLLSPMPGLLTQLAVEVGQEMKAGERLAVIEAMKMENVLKAEHDVVVDEILARTGDSVAVDQAILRFR; this is encoded by the coding sequence ATGTTTCAGAAGATACTGATCGCCAACCGCGGTGAAATTGCGTGCCGCGTCATTCGGACAGCGAAGAAGATGGGCATCCGGACCGTGGCCGTGTATTCGGAAGCGGACCGGCGTGCGCTGCACGTCAGGATGGCCGATGAGGCTGTGCTGATTGGGGCCGCCCCTTCCAAGCAGTCGTACCTCTGCATGGAAAGGATCATTGCGGCGTGCCAGAGCACGGGTGCCGAGGCAGTGCATCCGGGCTATGGATTCCTGTCGGAGAACGCCGAGTTCGTACGCCGGCTGGAAGAAGCGGGCATCGTCTTCATCGGGCCGAACGCCTGTTCGATCGACGCAATGGGCGACAAGATCGCGTCGAAGAAGCTTGCGCTACAGGCAGGCGTGAACACGATACCGGGCTATGCGGACGTGATCGAAGATGCCGACGAGGCCGCAGCCATTGCCGAGCGGATCGGCTTCCCCGTGATGATCAAAGCCTCGGCCGGCGGAGGAGGCAAGGGATTGCGCGTTGCCTGGAACGCCGCGGAGGCACGCGAAGGATTCAGGTCGTGCACAACGGAGGCCCGGAACGCATTCGGCGACGGCCGCGTGTTCCTGGAGAAGTTCATCGAGGATCCCCGCCACATCGAGATTCAAGTACTTGGCGACGGGTACGGGCACCTGGTGCATCTCTGGGAGCGCGAGTGCTCCATCCAGCGGCGACATCAGAAGTTGGTGGAAGAGGCACCGTCGCCGTTCCTGGACGCGGCCACACGCAAGGCGATGGGTGAGCAGGCGGTGGCGCTGGCACGAGCGGTGGGCTATCAGAGCGCGGGTACGGTGGAGTTTGTGGTGGGCAAGGACCGCCGCTTCTATTTCCTGGAGATGAACACGCGGCTGCAGGTGGAGCACCCGGTAACGGAGCTCATCACCGGGCTCGACCTGGTGGAATGGATGATTCGGGTGGCCGCGGGCGAGCCGTTGGGGTTCACACAGGACGAGATCCGGATGGACGGGTGGGCGTTGGAGTGCAGGATCAACGCCGAGGATCCGTTCCGCAACTTCCTACCGTCGGCCGGGCGGCTGGTGAAGTACAGGGCTCCGGCCGGCGACGCCCGCGTGGACACCGGCGTCTATGAAGGCGGCGAGATTCCGGTCCACTACGACTCGATGATTGCGAAACTGATCGTACGCGGGGCGACACGCCTGGAGGCCGTGGAAAAGATGCGGAGCGCGCTGAATGCGTTCTATCTGCGGGGGGTGTCGACGAACATCGCGTTCCAGGCGGCGTTGATGCAGCACCCACGTTTTCTTTCCGGCGAGTTCCACACGGGGTTCATGGCGGAGGAGTACGGCCACGGCTTCCACACCGCCGACGTGCGGCACGAGGATCCTGCATTTCTGGCGGTGATTGCCGCGGTGGCGCGCCGGAGGTATATCGACCGGGCCGTGCAGATCAGCGCGCAGACTCGGGGGTTGCAGCGGCGGGTGGGTACGGATTGGGTGGTGCTGATCGACGATGAGAAGTATGCGATTCACCTGAAGCCGGTGCAAGGCGGCTACGAGGCCCAGGCTGGGGACAAGACCTATGCCGTGCAGTCCGACTGGCGGTTTGGGAGCCCGGTGTTCGAAGGATTGTGCAACGGCAAGCCGGTGTGTCTCCAACTGGAGAGGATTGGCCTGCGATTCCATATCGCCCACAACGGGGCGACCGTGGATGCGATGGTGATGACCGCCCGGGCGGCACAACTGCTGTCGCTGATGCAGGCCAAGCCCAGGCCGGATCTCTCGAAGTTCCTGCTGTCCCCGATGCCCGGTCTACTGACACAGTTGGCCGTGGAGGTGGGGCAGGAGATGAAGGCAGGCGAGCGCCTGGCCGTAATTGAGGCGATGAAAATGGAGAACGTGCTCAAGGCCGAGCATGACGTGGTGGTGGACGAAATACTGGCGCGTACCGGCGACAGCGTCGCCGTGGACCAGGCGATTCTGAGGTTCCGTTGA
- a CDS encoding TolC family protein translates to MRWPPVSLLTLVLGAAASPVAQGQVRLGLQDAIQLALEKNAYLAAGEQRIGASKGLGQQAALKPNPRVYLQQENARFWQSPGLVYWRDTDTFAYAGLTVESGGKRERRVDYAVANTARVEADQALLRRQLAARVASAYWTAAGAQRVVSLLNEERQNLLQVVQYTQSRVKEGAAAGADLLRIQLEAQRVDTLLAVAQQEAERSRLDLYREIGVAAPDTVEFSDPLDDLRGVAVPDAGEVLGRRPEVLLARRGVAQAEAHVRLQLANAKPDPDYLFGYKRTAGFDSLIVGVQINLPTRNRNQGLIAASEADLRAAKETLRAVEAQISAEFQSAVRDYELKRKLVSGDLPGMVQRSRDSARIAQFAFREGGVDVLRLLDAERIRIETQLLYTRSLADFQQSVVTLEVATGVNP, encoded by the coding sequence ATGCGATGGCCCCCAGTCTCTCTTCTTACACTCGTTCTCGGCGCCGCAGCCTCTCCCGTTGCTCAGGGTCAGGTTCGGTTGGGTCTGCAGGATGCCATTCAGCTTGCACTTGAGAAGAATGCCTATCTCGCTGCCGGCGAACAACGGATCGGCGCGTCGAAAGGTCTCGGCCAGCAGGCCGCCCTCAAACCGAATCCTCGGGTTTATCTGCAACAGGAGAACGCCCGTTTCTGGCAGAGTCCAGGCCTCGTCTACTGGCGCGACACCGATACCTTTGCCTACGCCGGACTTACCGTGGAAAGCGGCGGCAAGCGCGAGCGGAGGGTTGACTACGCCGTCGCCAACACCGCCCGCGTGGAGGCCGACCAGGCCCTGCTGCGCCGTCAACTGGCTGCTCGCGTCGCTTCGGCCTATTGGACAGCGGCCGGCGCCCAGCGCGTCGTCTCGCTACTCAATGAAGAGCGCCAGAACCTCCTCCAGGTTGTTCAGTACACTCAGTCGCGCGTCAAGGAGGGCGCCGCAGCCGGAGCGGACCTGCTTCGCATCCAATTGGAGGCACAGCGAGTCGACACGCTGCTTGCCGTCGCGCAGCAGGAGGCCGAGCGAAGCCGCCTCGATCTTTACCGCGAGATCGGTGTAGCCGCGCCGGATACCGTCGAGTTCAGCGATCCCCTGGACGACCTGCGCGGAGTCGCCGTGCCCGACGCCGGCGAGGTCCTCGGCCGCCGGCCAGAAGTGCTTCTTGCCCGCCGAGGCGTGGCCCAGGCGGAGGCCCATGTGAGGTTGCAGCTAGCCAACGCCAAACCGGATCCGGACTATCTGTTCGGCTACAAGCGCACGGCCGGATTTGATTCCCTCATCGTGGGCGTTCAGATCAATCTGCCCACAAGGAATCGCAATCAGGGACTCATCGCGGCGTCCGAAGCCGACTTGCGGGCGGCCAAAGAAACTCTCCGTGCCGTGGAGGCTCAGATTTCGGCCGAGTTTCAATCTGCCGTTCGAGACTACGAACTGAAACGCAAGCTTGTGAGCGGCGACCTGCCCGGTATGGTGCAGCGCTCTCGTGACTCCGCCCGCATTGCGCAGTTCGCTTTTCGCGAAGGTGGTGTGGACGTCCTCCGCCTCCTCGATGCCGAACGGATTCGCATCGAGACGCAATTGCTGTATACCCGCTCGCTGGCCGACTTCCAGCAGAGTGTGGTCACTCTCGAAGTCGCTACCGGGGTGAATCCATGA
- a CDS encoding acyl-CoA carboxylase subunit beta, with product MEDIIRQLDLKRAAARLGGGEARIAAQHAKGKLTARERIELLLDPDSFEEWDMFVEHRCTDFGMADQNVPGDGVVTGYGTVNGRVVFVFSQDFTVFGGSLSESHAEKICKIMDHALKAGAPVIGLNDSGGARIQEGVAALGGYADVFQKNVLASGVIPQISLIMGPCAGGAVYSPAITDFLFMVKDSSYMFVTGPDVVKTVTHEEVTAEELGGAVTHTSKSGVADLAFENDVEALMMVRRLIGFIPSSNREKPPTVPPFDPTDRVDASLDTLVPDNPNQPYDMKELIEKTVDDGDFFELQPDHARNIIICFARMDGQTVGIVANQPMVLAGCLDIKSSIKAARFIRFCDAFQIPVITFVDVPGFLPGTAQEFGGIIKHGAKLLYAYAECTVPKVTVITRKAYGGAYDVMASKHLRGDVNFAWPSAEIAVMGPKGAVEIIFRKDIGDPQKIALRTEEYREKFANPFIAGRRGFIDDVIMPHETRRRICRSLAMLKDKKLENPWRKHGNIPL from the coding sequence ATGGAAGATATCATTCGCCAGCTCGATCTGAAGCGAGCGGCGGCCCGGTTGGGTGGCGGCGAGGCCCGCATCGCCGCGCAGCATGCCAAAGGCAAGTTGACCGCGCGTGAGCGCATCGAGTTGCTGCTGGATCCGGACTCCTTCGAGGAATGGGACATGTTCGTGGAGCACCGCTGCACGGACTTCGGCATGGCCGATCAGAATGTGCCCGGCGACGGCGTAGTGACCGGCTATGGCACGGTGAACGGCCGTGTGGTCTTCGTTTTCAGCCAGGACTTCACGGTGTTTGGCGGGTCGCTGTCGGAGTCGCATGCGGAGAAGATCTGCAAGATCATGGACCATGCGCTGAAGGCAGGGGCGCCCGTGATCGGACTGAACGACTCGGGCGGGGCGCGGATTCAAGAGGGCGTGGCCGCGCTGGGCGGGTATGCGGATGTCTTCCAGAAGAACGTGCTGGCGTCGGGCGTGATTCCGCAGATCTCCCTGATCATGGGGCCCTGCGCCGGCGGCGCCGTCTATTCACCGGCGATTACGGACTTCCTGTTCATGGTCAAGGACAGCTCCTATATGTTCGTCACTGGACCGGATGTGGTCAAAACAGTGACGCATGAGGAAGTCACAGCGGAGGAACTGGGTGGAGCGGTTACGCACACGTCGAAATCCGGCGTCGCGGATCTGGCGTTTGAGAACGACGTCGAGGCGCTGATGATGGTGCGCCGGCTGATCGGGTTCATTCCATCCAGCAATCGGGAGAAACCGCCAACGGTGCCTCCGTTCGACCCGACGGATCGGGTGGATGCGTCGCTGGACACCCTCGTTCCGGACAATCCGAACCAGCCTTACGACATGAAAGAACTGATCGAGAAAACCGTGGACGACGGCGACTTCTTCGAACTGCAGCCCGATCATGCGCGGAATATCATCATCTGTTTCGCACGTATGGACGGGCAGACGGTGGGCATTGTCGCGAATCAGCCCATGGTGCTGGCCGGGTGTCTGGACATCAAATCGTCGATCAAAGCGGCGCGCTTCATCCGTTTCTGCGACGCGTTTCAGATTCCGGTGATCACGTTTGTGGACGTCCCGGGGTTTCTGCCTGGCACGGCGCAGGAGTTTGGCGGGATTATCAAGCACGGGGCAAAGCTCCTCTACGCCTACGCGGAATGTACGGTGCCCAAAGTCACGGTGATCACCCGCAAGGCATATGGCGGAGCCTACGACGTGATGGCGTCGAAGCACCTGCGTGGGGACGTGAACTTCGCCTGGCCCTCGGCGGAGATCGCGGTGATGGGCCCCAAGGGCGCGGTGGAGATCATCTTCCGCAAGGACATTGGGGACCCTCAGAAGATCGCGCTCCGGACGGAGGAGTATCGCGAGAAGTTCGCGAATCCGTTCATCGCAGGACGGAGGGGCTTCATCGACGATGTCATCATGCCGCACGAGACCAGGCGCCGGATCTGCCGCTCGCTGGCGATGTTGAAGGACAAAAAGCTGGAGAACCCGTGGCGGAAGCACGGCAATATTCCGCTGTAG
- a CDS encoding efflux RND transporter periplasmic adaptor subunit: MTENELVEQRTRLQMLAVALTAVVIALAAFILLTRKGEAPPLPTSAEAAGAKSDAGIIRMNPQAQREANLAVVLAASSVEKDTIRANGQITVNENETWHVGALAEGKVMHVLANIGDHVNQGQVLALMHSHTVHETRAAYIQAQAELDRAIAHREMARRVAERAQRLLKVEAISQEQADQAANDLRSSETNIVKARADLEKEKQHMTEFLEIDPVGTRHASDATDDPDAVPIKAPSAGVILRRLVSSGSVLSVGQEAFTISNLNSLWVIAGVNEADLAAVRPGMLARISVRAFPERTFAGTVLQLGEELDPATRTLKVRINLPNPQGNLKPEMFAQVDLEQGESRPALYIPESAVEDLNGQKVAFVQMGSDSFQVRTLKIGATTNGQVEVTGGINEGERVVTRGAFALKSELLKTSLQGE, from the coding sequence ATGACCGAAAACGAGCTCGTCGAGCAGAGAACACGACTCCAGATGCTGGCTGTCGCACTAACAGCCGTTGTGATTGCGCTGGCAGCCTTTATCCTTTTGACACGAAAAGGCGAAGCCCCTCCCCTCCCGACGTCTGCCGAAGCCGCCGGCGCCAAATCGGATGCCGGTATCATTCGCATGAACCCGCAAGCCCAGCGGGAGGCCAATCTGGCTGTAGTCCTCGCCGCCAGTAGCGTCGAGAAGGACACCATCCGGGCCAATGGGCAGATCACCGTCAACGAGAACGAGACTTGGCATGTCGGTGCTCTTGCCGAAGGCAAGGTTATGCACGTGCTCGCCAACATCGGTGACCACGTCAACCAAGGGCAGGTGCTCGCTCTGATGCACAGTCACACGGTGCACGAGACCCGCGCCGCCTACATCCAGGCGCAAGCGGAGCTTGATCGAGCCATCGCCCACAGAGAAATGGCCCGCCGTGTCGCGGAACGCGCTCAGCGACTGCTCAAGGTCGAAGCTATCTCGCAGGAACAGGCCGACCAGGCTGCCAACGACCTCCGCAGCTCCGAAACCAACATCGTCAAGGCCCGCGCCGATCTGGAAAAGGAGAAGCAGCACATGACGGAGTTCCTGGAGATCGATCCCGTCGGCACTCGCCATGCCAGCGACGCGACCGACGATCCCGACGCTGTGCCCATCAAGGCGCCCAGCGCCGGTGTCATCCTTCGTCGCCTTGTGAGCAGTGGCAGCGTGCTCTCCGTTGGGCAGGAGGCATTCACCATCTCCAACCTGAATAGCCTCTGGGTCATCGCCGGGGTAAATGAAGCCGATCTCGCCGCCGTGCGGCCCGGAATGCTGGCCCGCATCAGCGTTCGGGCGTTTCCGGAGCGAACGTTTGCCGGCACCGTCCTGCAATTGGGCGAAGAACTCGATCCCGCCACGCGCACACTCAAGGTCCGTATTAATCTTCCTAACCCGCAGGGCAACCTGAAGCCCGAGATGTTCGCCCAGGTGGATCTGGAACAGGGTGAGAGCCGGCCCGCACTGTACATCCCTGAATCCGCGGTCGAGGATCTCAACGGCCAGAAAGTTGCCTTCGTGCAAATGGGCAGCGACAGTTTCCAGGTGCGAACTCTCAAAATTGGCGCTACCACCAACGGACAGGTCGAGGTCACGGGCGGTATCAATGAAGGGGAACGCGTCGTCACTCGCGGGGCGTTCGCTCTGAAGAGCGAACTGCTCAAGACTTCGTTGCAGGGGGAATAG
- a CDS encoding CusA/CzcA family heavy metal efflux RND transporter, with amino-acid sequence MLNRLIDAALSHRLLVGALLAAVILAGVVVMLRLPVDAFPDLTNNQVVVITECPAMPPLEVESRVTFPIETALMGLPRTLEIRSTSKLGLSMTTVIFEDQVNTYFARQLVNERVQEVRSRLPQGLEPTLGPVATAFGEVLQYTVDGTSLSLMDRKTLHDWSIRFQLRTIPGVNEVNSWGGDTKQYVIEVNPDALQRYGLTLRDVFLRVQDNNENFGGGFIQHLDQQYTVYGLGRASSLAELGKTVLLARAGVPVLLSDVASIVPGAMPRQGAVLRDGNGETVSGMIIALKGANGLDVIERSKQKLAKLHLPPGVKVIPFYDQSEVIYGTIHTVERNLLEAGILVVAVLLLFLGNLRAALLVAFVIPVSMLFGFVGMAAFGVSANLMSLGAIDFGMIVDGAVVMVENSVRRIGESGGRPVGRTVRDAAIEVSRPIVFGVAIIVAVYLPILTLEGLEGRMFRPMAITVCSALLGALILSLTVVPVASTFGLRSSDKESHARWFEVILHHYGRVLDYSMHHRAAIVGFSLVLMIVALGSLKYIGTEFMPRLDEGSILIQTRKLPGVSLPESVSISSRVEKAVMEFPEARGVVSKLGRPDVATEAMGVYEADVYVLLKPHTEWRKGLDKEALVDQMSRRMERIPGLICNFTQPMAMRLDEVVSGIKADVAVKIFGNDLATLEQLADRALKVVSVIPGSADAQAEILTGVPELRVAVDRDRLSRYGLDVRNVRDLLDSTTGGTTVSEMIEGERQVPIVVRLPSQYRNDLQALGNLQLQSVAGERVRLNQIAAISVEQGPEVINREGAQRRIVVQCNVRGRDLGSFVGEAQQRLNRTLRLPAGYSIEWGGQFENQDRAVRRLMIVLPLSICIIFGLLFATFSSVRQALLIFSAVPFALVGGIAALWIRGLNLNLSAMVGFIALFGVAVLNGIVMVSCINQMLEAGMPLKRAIREGALTRLRPVMMTAMVASLGFMPMALSQSAGAEVQRPLATVVIGGLFTATMLTLLVLPVVFPWFAPKEESLDTAVPVEIS; translated from the coding sequence ATGCTCAATCGCTTAATCGACGCTGCCTTGAGTCATCGGCTCCTCGTAGGTGCTCTTCTGGCGGCTGTGATCCTCGCCGGGGTCGTTGTGATGCTGCGGCTGCCCGTCGATGCCTTTCCCGATCTGACGAACAATCAGGTTGTAGTCATCACCGAATGCCCCGCGATGCCGCCGCTCGAAGTGGAAAGCCGCGTCACCTTCCCCATCGAGACGGCTCTTATGGGCCTGCCTCGCACCCTCGAGATTCGTTCCACGTCCAAGCTGGGCCTCTCTATGACCACCGTGATCTTTGAGGATCAGGTCAACACCTACTTCGCCCGGCAATTGGTAAACGAACGTGTGCAGGAAGTCCGCTCCCGGCTGCCTCAAGGGCTGGAGCCCACTCTCGGGCCCGTGGCGACCGCCTTTGGCGAGGTGCTCCAGTACACCGTCGACGGCACCAGCCTCTCCCTCATGGACCGCAAGACCCTGCACGATTGGAGCATCCGGTTCCAGTTGCGCACCATTCCGGGCGTCAATGAAGTGAATAGTTGGGGTGGTGACACTAAACAGTATGTGATTGAGGTCAATCCGGACGCCCTGCAGCGCTATGGCCTCACGTTGCGCGATGTTTTTCTCCGCGTTCAGGACAACAACGAGAACTTCGGCGGCGGCTTCATCCAGCATCTGGATCAGCAGTATACCGTCTACGGTCTGGGGCGTGCCTCCTCTCTCGCGGAACTCGGCAAGACCGTGTTATTGGCGCGCGCGGGCGTCCCTGTCCTGCTCAGCGATGTGGCCAGCATCGTGCCGGGGGCCATGCCACGCCAGGGCGCGGTACTGCGCGATGGCAACGGCGAAACCGTCTCCGGCATGATCATCGCCCTTAAGGGGGCCAACGGCCTCGACGTCATCGAACGATCCAAGCAGAAGTTAGCGAAGCTACACTTGCCGCCCGGTGTCAAGGTGATCCCGTTCTACGATCAGAGCGAGGTGATCTACGGCACTATTCATACCGTTGAGCGCAATCTGCTGGAGGCCGGCATTCTCGTCGTTGCCGTTCTGCTCCTCTTTCTTGGGAATCTGCGCGCGGCCTTGTTGGTGGCCTTTGTCATCCCTGTCTCGATGCTCTTCGGCTTCGTAGGCATGGCCGCCTTCGGCGTCTCCGCCAATCTGATGAGCCTGGGCGCAATCGATTTCGGCATGATCGTCGATGGCGCCGTCGTCATGGTGGAGAATTCCGTCCGGCGCATCGGCGAATCGGGTGGGCGTCCGGTGGGTCGGACGGTTCGCGATGCTGCCATCGAGGTCAGCCGGCCCATTGTCTTCGGGGTAGCCATTATCGTCGCTGTGTATCTGCCCATCCTTACCCTTGAGGGGCTTGAGGGCCGTATGTTCCGGCCCATGGCCATCACGGTCTGCTCGGCCCTGCTGGGCGCACTCATCCTCTCGCTCACCGTCGTTCCCGTAGCCAGCACCTTCGGTTTGCGCTCCTCCGACAAAGAAAGCCATGCCCGCTGGTTTGAGGTGATTCTCCACCACTATGGCCGCGTTCTCGACTACTCGATGCATCACCGCGCGGCCATTGTCGGTTTCTCTCTGGTCCTCATGATCGTGGCTCTGGGCTCGTTGAAATACATCGGCACCGAGTTCATGCCCCGGCTCGACGAGGGCTCCATCCTGATCCAGACCCGGAAGTTGCCCGGTGTCAGCTTGCCCGAATCCGTCTCCATCAGCAGCCGCGTTGAGAAAGCCGTCATGGAGTTCCCCGAGGCGCGTGGCGTGGTTAGCAAACTCGGCCGGCCCGACGTCGCAACGGAGGCCATGGGTGTCTATGAGGCGGACGTGTACGTCCTGCTCAAGCCTCACACGGAGTGGCGCAAGGGCCTCGACAAGGAGGCGTTGGTCGATCAGATGTCCAGGCGTATGGAAAGAATCCCTGGGCTGATCTGCAACTTCACGCAGCCTATGGCTATGCGCCTGGACGAGGTCGTCTCCGGAATTAAGGCCGATGTCGCCGTGAAGATCTTCGGTAATGACCTCGCCACCCTGGAACAACTGGCTGACCGGGCGCTGAAGGTGGTCAGTGTCATTCCCGGATCCGCCGACGCCCAGGCCGAGATCCTGACTGGTGTCCCGGAACTTCGGGTTGCCGTGGATCGCGACCGCCTGTCGCGCTACGGCCTGGATGTCCGCAATGTGCGCGACCTGCTGGACTCGACCACCGGCGGTACCACCGTCTCCGAGATGATCGAAGGAGAACGGCAGGTGCCCATAGTCGTGCGTCTGCCCTCGCAGTACCGCAACGACCTCCAGGCACTAGGCAACCTGCAACTGCAGTCGGTCGCAGGGGAACGTGTGCGGCTCAACCAGATAGCCGCCATCTCTGTCGAACAAGGCCCTGAGGTGATCAATCGCGAAGGCGCCCAACGTCGAATCGTCGTGCAGTGCAATGTTCGAGGCCGCGACCTCGGCAGTTTCGTCGGTGAGGCCCAGCAGAGGCTGAATCGCACCCTCAGGCTGCCGGCAGGCTATTCCATCGAGTGGGGTGGCCAGTTTGAGAACCAGGACCGGGCCGTGCGCCGCCTGATGATCGTCCTGCCGCTCTCCATTTGCATTATCTTCGGCCTGCTTTTCGCTACCTTTTCCTCCGTCCGGCAGGCGCTGCTGATTTTCAGTGCCGTGCCGTTTGCGCTGGTCGGAGGCATCGCCGCCCTCTGGATCCGCGGTCTGAATCTCAATCTCTCGGCAATGGTCGGTTTCATCGCGCTCTTTGGTGTGGCCGTTCTGAACGGCATCGTCATGGTGAGCTGCATCAATCAGATGCTGGAGGCGGGCATGCCCTTGAAGCGCGCCATCCGCGAAGGAGCGCTCACCCGCCTGCGGCCTGTCATGATGACGGCCATGGTGGCCAGCCTCGGCTTCATGCCGATGGCCCTGTCGCAATCCGCCGGAGCCGAAGTGCAGAGGCCATTGGCCACAGTCGTCATCGGCGGGCTCTTCACCGCTACGATGCTCACTCTGCTGGTCTTGCCGGTAGTCTTTCCGTGGTTTGCTCCGAAAGAGGAATCACTGGATACTGCGGTCCCGGTCGAAATATCATGA